In Phragmites australis chromosome 24, lpPhrAust1.1, whole genome shotgun sequence, the following are encoded in one genomic region:
- the LOC133907342 gene encoding uncharacterized protein LOC133907342: MQPRSPAAAASAGAMAPGVGGVEPAVTLDQVPRWSDPNQRLYPAPASAADGGAYAEGGSGPPAAPAYLSFSDPLTGDDAGGGGHGGASRFPVDQEINSRIYLWRGHPWNLEVDAVVNSTNESLDEAHSSPGLHAAAGSGLAGECATLGGCRTGMAKMTNAYDLPARKVIHTVGPKYAVKYHTAAENALSHCYRSCLELLIENGLESIAMGCIYTEAKNYPREPAAHVAIRTVRRFLEKQKGKIAGVVFCTTSSFDTEIYKRLLPLYFPRDKQEEEIAVSKLPADVGDENGETVIDERKIRIRPLPAGMVDKTVTAAPIDLPLSDSGSALKRSSFKLDSYLDPSFMSLIKDPDLRRKEQWEKSVQAQKGFNYAKLLGYGDLGCPSLSAAEEYSLHSRYLAKANSLNLSEIAEMKIIYRGGVDIEGRPVMVVVGAHFLLRCLDLERFVLHVVKEFEPLIQKPYTIVYFHSAASLQPQPDFGFMKRLQQILGRKHRRNLHAIYVLHPTLGLRTAVLAMQLVVDGEVWKKVVYVDRLVQLFRYVPREQLTVPDFVFQHDLEVNGGRGLIVDPRTKHIYQRASG; this comes from the exons ATGCAGCCgcgctcaccggcggcggcagcgtcAGCGGGCGCTATGGCGCCCGGCGTGGGCGGCGTCGAGCCGGCCGTGACGCTGGACCAGGTGCCGCGCTGGAGCGACCCCAACCAGCGCCTGTACCCCGCGCCCGCCTCCGCCGCAGACGGCGGCGCGTATGCGGAGGGCGGATCCGGGCCTCCAGCGGCGCCCGCCTACCTTTCGTTCTCCGACCCTCTCACGGGCGACGACGCTGGCGGCGGGGGGCACGGTGGCGCCTCGCGCTTCCCCGTCGACCAGGAGATCAACTCCAGGATATACCTCTGGCGCGGCCACCCCTGGAACCTCGAGGTCGACGCCGTTGTCAACTCCACCAACGAG AGCTTGGACGAGGCGCACAGTAGTCCTGGGCTGCACGCCGCAGCTGGGTCAGGGCTCGCGGGGGAATGCGCTACCTTG GGTGGGTGCCGAACCGGGATGGCGAAGATGACCAATGCCTATGATTTGCCCGCAAG GAAGGTCATCCATACTGTGGGCCCCAAATATGCTGTCAAGTATCACACAGCTGCGGAGAATGCACTTAGTCACTGCTACCGGTCTTGTTTGGAACTACTCATTGAGAATGGTCTTGAAAG CATCGCAATGGGTTGCATATACACGGAAGCTAAAAACTACCCGCGTGAACCAGCTGCTCATGTGGCAATAA GAACTGTTAGACGTTTTCTGGAGAAACAAAAGGGCAAAATAGCTGGTGTTGTTTTTTGTACTACATCATCATTTGATACAGAGATATACAAGCG GTTGCTCCCACTATATTTCCCTCGGGACAAGCAGGAGGAAGAGATTGCTGTATCAAAACTCCCAGCTGATGTCGGGGATGAGAATGGTGAGACGGTAATAGATGAAAGGAAAATAAGAATAAGACCTTTGCCTGCTGGGATGGTAGACAAAACAGTGACTGCGGCTCCTATTGATCTTCCACTTTCTGATTCTGGATCGGCATTGAAGAG GAGTTCTTTCAAGTTGGATTCATATTTGGATCCTTCATTTATGTCATTGATTAAAGATCCAGATCTGAGGCGCAAGGAGCAGTGGGAAAAATCTGTTCAAGCTCAAAAGGGATTTAATTATGCTAAGTTACTTGGATATGGCGATCTAGGTTGCCCTTCATTATCTGCAGCAGAGGAATATTCACTTCATTCACGATACCTTGCTAAAGCAAATTCTCTTAATCTTTCAGAGATTGCTGAAATGAAAATAAT TTATCGTGGTGGAGTTGACATTGAAGGACGCCCGGTTATGGTTGTTGTTGGTGCACACTTTCTTCTTCGCTGCCTTGATCTTGAACGATTTGTTCTACATGTAGTGAAG GAGTTTGAACCGTTGATTCAGAAGCCATATACCATTGTATATTTCCACTCTGCAGCATCATTACAACC GCAGCCAGATTTTGGATTCATGAAGCGGTTACAACAAATACTAGGGCGGAAACATCGGCGGAACCTTCAT GCAATTTATGTTCTCCACCCAACATTGGGATTGAGAACAGCTGTTTTGGCAATGCAGCTGGTTGTAGATGGAGAG gtCTGGAAGAAAGTTGTATATGTGGATAGGCTTGTGCAGCTGTTCAGATATGTACCACGTGAACAACTTACAGTTCCTGATTTTGTCTTTCA GCACGATTTGGAGGTGAATGGCGGGAGGGGCCTAATTGTTGACCCAAGAACGAAACACATTTATCAAAGAGCATCTGGTTGA